The DNA segment ATCTGCGACATGGCGATCGCACCGCGGTGATGCTCGATCATCTTGCGGACCCACGTCTCGCTCGCATTAGCGCCCTTGGCCTTCATCATCTTTTCATGCATCGCCATTTCGGCGGGCATGAAGGGCGTGTTCATGCCAGGCATGTTGTCGTGGTTCATGCCTTGCATTTTCGAGTGGTCCATGCCCTGCTGAGCCAAAGCGGGGCTCGCCGACATCGCGGCCAGAGCCAGAAGCGTTACTGCCTTGAACATCGATTTCTCCTTCTTGGCCTTGGCCAACGCAACAAGACTAGTTGGCCTTAGAACCATGTGCGAATGCCCAGAACGAGGCTGGTCGACGCCGCGCCCTGGCCTTCGGCGCGCGCGAAGCGGGCTGTGTCCCCGAAGCTGCGGTCGTACGATATGCCCACATAGGGCGCGAACTCGCGCCTGATCTCGTAGCGGAGACGCAGACCGAGTTCGGCCGTGGAAAGGCCTGAGCCGATGCCGATTTCCGGCACGTCCTGCGCGGCGAAGTTGAGTTCGGCGCGTGGCTGAAGAACCAGCCGCTGCGTGATCCGCTGATCGTAATAACCTTCCAGGCGCCCCAGCAGGTCGCCCTTGTTGGACAGGAACAGTGCGCCCTCGACATCGAAGAAGCCGGGTGCCAGCGTTTCGAAGCCGACCGACGCATAGACGCGCGAGGGGTTGGGCTTGAAATCGTAGCGGACGCCAAGCTGTATATCGGTGTATGGGCCAATGGCGCGCGAATAAAGCGCCTGTACCTCCGCCGCTTCCAGACTTCCCCCGATATTCCCTTCGCCCTCGGTCTTGAGCACCAGCCGGTTGATATCACCCCCATACCAGGCACTGCCGTCCCACCGGTAACCATCGCGACCGTCCCGGATCTGGACTTCAGCCAGATTGAATATGACCTGGGAGAAATTCTGCCCGCCGTGCATCGACCGCAGATGCTGCTGCGAATGCGCCATAGCAGCGGCAGAGTAGACCTGGTCCGCGGCCCGATCGGTCGGGATGGGCG comes from the Sphingomonas sp. OV641 genome and includes:
- a CDS encoding DUF305 domain-containing protein, which translates into the protein MFKAVTLLALAAMSASPALAQQGMDHSKMQGMNHDNMPGMNTPFMPAEMAMHEKMMKAKGANASETWVRKMIEHHRGAIAMSQ
- a CDS encoding copper resistance protein B → MQPKFLLIAGGAALGLATPAAAQMDHSNMPGMKMPPPKAPAVKKPAAKKPSATKPAVHKESAKPAARSTPRAKAGLGAKPAASRSAKPPVGGPAVADPHAGHDMSAMPGMNMPEAKPDASSGHDMSAMPGASGGANPAEPGAMQGMDHGSMPGMGQSSGAMQGMPGHGMGSMPSATGAAMIGTNLQAGTAPPPPIPTDRAADQVYSAAAMAHSQQHLRSMHGGQNFSQVIFNLAEVQIRDGRDGYRWDGSAWYGGDINRLVLKTEGEGNIGGSLEAAEVQALYSRAIGPYTDIQLGVRYDFKPNPSRVYASVGFETLAPGFFDVEGALFLSNKGDLLGRLEGYYDQRITQRLVLQPRAELNFAAQDVPEIGIGSGLSTAELGLRLRYEIRREFAPYVGISYDRSFGDTARFARAEGQGAASTSLVLGIRTWF